Proteins from a genomic interval of Plodia interpunctella isolate USDA-ARS_2022_Savannah chromosome 20, ilPloInte3.2, whole genome shotgun sequence:
- the Hipk gene encoding homeodomain-interacting protein kinase 2 isoform X3 — protein MHVMYTEPPAQYRNSQPHTRSDQICESPARHQPAKKRRVLTPSRSHCLDNTTYKNKCWSAVGGGCCAAPAVPSRACDAERSPPAAPPPAPPVHCARPCCRDATVGDSNEQRRAQLGSGAAGARHKTAPQAATTTAHSKQLAAGGGNHPPQPQGSGCGGDGDYQLVQHEVLYSSSNRYEVLEFLGRGTFGQVVKCWKKGTNEIVAIKILKNHPSYARQGQIEVSILSRLSQESADEFNFVRAYECFQHRSHTCLVFEMLEQNLYDFLKQNKFSPLPLKYIRPILQQVLTALLKLKQLGLIHADLKPENIMLVEPARQPYRVKVIDFGSASHVSKAVCNTYLQSRYYRAPEIILGLAFCEAIDMWSLGCVVAELFLGWPLYPGSSEYDQIRYISQTQGLPTEHMLNSASKTAKFFYRDVDSTYPFWRLKTPEEHELETGIKSKEARKYIFNCLDDIGQVNVPTDLEGGQLLAEKADRREFIDLLKRMLTMDQERRITPGEALNHAFVTLAHLVDYAHCNNVKASVQMMEVCRRSGSGVGVGVGVGVGVGVGGGVAGVGAEYVGGVVAPAAPSAHHLALTINQQRLRAAPYDNLYQLYGGTRVAVGGTRQYSRAAEPFPHQFVSSILCQPYQVQQLAAAAAAAAAHQHAPLIVEPLPDDLHHPHHVHHHNKRVVDRSTKQQTAAVPHYQPHHQTHQYSMASSGGKKEPTQLSPVKKRVKEGTPPSRHRHYHHEHTSAIPPPQPAWEGCVAPAPPPPAPPAPPAPTAPPQPTITIRDTPSPAVSVITISDSDDDEHRPTANQNDTAPAANECAASSQHHSAEAANPGHSGHSGHSGHSAHGGVICSARSPRDHRHVKHEHQPCHHHHTQQQQAAPQQPTSSHVAAAAQATPQSQKKRLLALAQQEQAKREHEHHYVPSGSTVRQAADYQCNQYVPVQHNKRDSSGGRGEYLPSSGMAGVGVGVGVGAVGLSAAPPAHKHPHAWHHHPHPHYKTSSGGVLSPGGGVSPGYLPPPLYVPTYHYHTGGVGGVAGPPPAHHASSARLPPYLQTYSPTYLVPQHHQQHLWYTD, from the exons AACAAGTGCTGGTCAGCCGTCGGGGGTGGCTGCTGCGCCGCGCCCGCCGTGCCGAGTCGCGCGTGCGATGCGGAGCGGTCCCCGCCGGCCGCGCCGCCTCCCGCCCCGCCCGTGCACTGCGCCAGGCCGTGTTGCCGCGACGCTAC TGTCGGAGATAGCAACGAACAGCGACGGGCCCAATTGGGGAGCGGCGCGGCGGGCGCGCGGCACAAGACGGCACCGCAGGCCGCAACGACGACGGCCCACAGCAAGCAGCTGGCGGCGGGCGGGGGCAACCACCCGCCCCAGCCGCAAg GCTCCGGCTGCGGTGGCGATGGCGACTACCAGCTGGTGCAGCATGAGGTGCTCTACTCCTCGTCCAACAg GTACGAGGTGCTGGAGTTCCTCGGGCGAGGCACCTTCGGGCAGGTGGTGAAGTGCTGGAAGAAGGGCACCAACGAGATAGTCGCCATCAAGATCCTCAAGAACCATCCCAGCTATGCTCGCCAAGGACAGATCGAG GTGTCCATCCTCTCCCGCTTGTCCCAAGAGTCCGCGGACGAGTTCAACTTCGTGCGCGCGTACGAGTGCTTCCAGCATCGCTCGCACACGTGTCTCGTGTTCGAGATGCTGGAACAGAACCTGTACGACTTCCTCAAGCAGAATAAGTTCTCCCCGCTGCCGCTCAAGTACATCCGGCCCATACTGCAGCAGGTGCTCACGGCCCTGCTCAAACTCAAG CAACTGGGCCTGATCCACGCGGACCTGAAACCGGAGAACATAATGCTGGTGGAGCCGGCGCGGCAGCCCTACAGGGTGAAGGTCATTGACTTCGGCAGCGCCTCGCACGTCAGCAAGGCGGTCTGCAACACCTACCTGCAGAGCAGATACTACAG AGCGCCAGAAATAATCCTCGGGCTAGCGTTCTGCGAAGCGATAGACATGTGGTCGCTGGGCTGCGTGGTGGCGGAGCTGTTCCTGGGCTGGCCGCTGTACCCGGGCTCCTCCGAGTACGACCAGATCCGCTACATCTCGCAGACGCAGGGGCTGCCCACCGAACACATGCTCAACAG CGCGAGTAAAACAGCCAAGTTCTTCTACCGGGACGTGGACAGCACGTACCCGTTCTGGCGGCTGAAGACGCCCGAGGAGCACGAGCTCGAGACCGGCATCAAGAGCAAGGAGGCCAGGAAGTACATCTTCAACTGTCTGGACGACATTGGACAG gtcaATGTACCAACTGATCTTGAAGGAGGCCAACTGTTGGCAGAGAAAGCAGACAGAAGGGAGTTCATCGATTTATTGAAGAGAATGCTTACGATGGACCAA GAAAGGAGGATAACTCCAGGAGAAGCATTGAATCATGCGTTTGTAACGCTAGCGCATCTAGTGGACTATGCACACTGCAACAACGTCAAGGCTTCCGTGCAAATGATGGAG GTGTGTAGACGGTCCGGGTCAGGTGTGGGTGTGGGCGTGGGCGTGGGAGTGGGCGTGGGCGTGGGCGGCGGCGTGGCGGGCGTGGGCGCGGAGTACGTGGGCGGGGTTGTGGCGCCCGCAGCGCCCTCCGCACACCACCTGGCGCTCACCATCAACCAGCAGCGACTGCGGGCCGCGCCCTACGACAACCTG TACCAACTGTACGGAGGCACCCGCGTGGCGGTGGGCGGCACGCGGCAGTATTCGCGGGCAGCGGAGCCCTTCCCGCACCAGTTCGTGTCTTCTATCCTGTGCCAGCCCTATCAG GTGCAGCAGCTGgcggccgccgccgccgccgccgccgcacaCCAGCACGCGCCACTCATCGTGGAGCCGCTGCCTGACGACCTCCACCATCCGCACCACGTCCACCACCACAACAAGAG GGTTGTCGACAGATCAACAAAGCAGCAGACGGCCGCCGTGCCTCACTACCAGCCGCACCACCAAACGCATCAATACAG CATGGCAAGCAGTGGTGGCAAGAAAGAGCCGACGCAGCTGTCGCCTGTGAAGAAGAGAGTGAAGGAAGGAACCCCACCATCACGGCATAGACATTATCATCATGAGCATAC GAGCGCAATCCCACCGCCGCAGCCGGCGTGGGAGGGCTGCGTGGCGCCGGCGCCCCCGCCCCCCGCGCCCCCGGCGCCCCCGGCCCCCACAGCGCCCCCGCAGCCCACCATCACCATCCGCGACACCCCCTCCCCCGCCGTCTCCGTCATCACCATCTCCGACTCCGACGATGATGAGCACAGGCCGACGGCCAATCAAAACGACACAG CTCCAGCCGCGAACGAGTGCGCAGCGTCGTCACAGCACCACAGCGCCGAAGCCGCCAACCCCGGACACAGCGGCCACAGCGGTCACAGCGGCCACAGCGCTCACGGCGGCGTGATCTGCTCCGCGCGGTCGCCGCGCGACCACAGACACGTGAAGCACGAGCACCAGCCCTGCCACCATCATCACACG CAACAACAGCAAGCGGCGCCGCAGCAGCCGACCAGCAGCCACGTGGCGGCAGCGGCGCAGGCCACGCCTCAGAGCCAGAAGAAGAGATTGCTGGCGCTGGCTCAGCAGGAGCAGGCCAAGCGTGAGCACGAGCACCACTACGTGCCG aGTGGATCCACAGTGCGACAGGCGGCCGACTACCAGTGCAATCAGTATGTGCCCGTTCAGCACAATAAAAGAGATAGC AGCGGCGGTCGCGGCGAGTacttgcccagcagtgggatggCGGGCGTGGGCGTGGGCGTGGGCGTGGGCGCGGTGGGGCTGAGCGCGGCGCCCCCCGCACACAAGCACCCGCACGCCTGGCACCACCATCCGCACCCGCACTACAA GACGAGCAGCGGCGGAGTATTGTCCCCAGGCGGGGGCGTGTCCCCTGGGTACTTGCCCCCTCCATTATATGTCCCTACGTACCACTATCACAC CGGCGGCGTGGGCGGCGTGGCCGGACCCCCGCCCGCACACCACGCCAGCAGCGCGCGTCTCCCGCCCTATCTGCAGACGTACTCGCCCACCTACCTCGTGCCGCAGCACCACCAG